The following are encoded in a window of Flavobacterium cupriresistens genomic DNA:
- a CDS encoding SusC/RagA family TonB-linked outer membrane protein, with translation MKQTISIFILFFTMQIATGQVKTVKGTVTDSNGITLPGATVLLKNEKKGVTTDFDGKFSIEAEKGQTLIVSFLGLETVAITIDNVATINVQLKEAPATVLSGVVVTALGIKRERKELGYSFQDVKGKDLADNPTISVAQSLYGKVAGVNISQTTGGIGASSRIVIRGNRSISGDNQPLYVVDGVTLGNTGLASITDSKSARYAEGADNGDGLSSLNVDDIENISVLKGGAASALYGERGANGVIVITTKKGKRNSLKAEWNSTTTFDKISTNYKDFQRDYGTGSNGLLPNTNDIANGRNATTSAWGPKFGSAGNNTVRIFDGSYKPYQNVNNNIKDFFRTGVTAINSFSLSGGGDNTAFRLNYSNLDATDVIPKSALKRNTFTLGFNSQIDKLTLDAKFTYITENTDNRPSLSDDAGNLGLSVAAIAPNIDQSWLKNYEDENGTYYPWNADPNRLNPYFVLNENKNETQKNRILGNFSATYALNSWLNATGRAGIDRFTFESSDFVNAGTTWSQRQSGYLANSNTTFQEYNTEVLLNAQKSFGDFNINLGAGANQRNTQRVITGNVFTNMITNGINKQSNFLSGIPSSKINDEILVRSVYTYLRTNYKNYLFLDFTGRNDWNSTLASAVSSSGNNNYSYFYPSVSSSFIFTDGLNITSEVLTFGKIRASWAGTAKALEAPYSTALNYNIQAKPLLGNPIGSVVNNIVPNNALKPEFTTSYEAGIDLGFFKNRLQLDLSYYYTKTKNQLIVLNTSQTSGFVGANANAGTVENKGFEALVTAGIFRDPNGFNWDITLNFAKNENKLLELTDKTDLQVISNARWAGAQIVAKVGESSTQIYGKKFQRSPDGQILIDDKGNPILTQTLENLGKTAPDWIGGVINEFSYKGISLRANFDMKFGGKMYSMTNALAASTGLSDVTIEGREEFNAWVAQQIAAGKTPTEIGQLAPGAGLIVNGVTEIKDINGNVTGYQNNTTPVNPQTYWRNLYGDDTTPEPFIYDASYVKLREASISYDLPKKWLKGTGFDRFKFSVIGRNLWTVYSKVPNIDPESTYTNGNGQGFEYGSLPYRRSYGFNLQLSF, from the coding sequence ATGAAACAAACTATTTCAATATTTATACTATTTTTTACTATGCAAATCGCAACAGGACAGGTAAAAACTGTCAAAGGAACTGTTACCGATTCTAATGGCATAACACTACCCGGAGCCACTGTGCTCCTGAAAAATGAGAAAAAAGGTGTCACCACCGACTTCGATGGTAAATTCTCTATTGAGGCAGAAAAAGGGCAAACCCTTATCGTTTCGTTCTTAGGACTGGAAACCGTAGCTATCACAATAGATAACGTTGCGACCATTAACGTACAACTAAAAGAAGCTCCCGCAACAGTTCTTTCAGGAGTTGTAGTTACTGCACTTGGCATAAAAAGAGAAAGAAAAGAACTGGGTTATTCCTTTCAGGATGTAAAAGGAAAAGACCTGGCCGACAACCCGACAATAAGTGTCGCACAATCTCTATACGGAAAAGTAGCAGGGGTAAACATCTCTCAAACCACAGGAGGTATCGGAGCCAGTTCCCGCATCGTCATAAGAGGAAACCGATCGATTAGCGGAGACAACCAGCCACTTTATGTTGTCGATGGTGTTACTTTAGGAAACACCGGGTTAGCCTCAATAACAGATTCTAAATCCGCAAGATATGCCGAAGGAGCCGATAACGGAGATGGATTATCGAGCTTAAACGTGGATGACATTGAAAATATTTCTGTGCTAAAAGGAGGAGCTGCCAGTGCGCTTTATGGAGAACGTGGCGCCAATGGAGTCATTGTTATTACGACCAAAAAAGGAAAAAGAAACTCTTTAAAAGCAGAATGGAACAGCACTACTACTTTTGACAAAATCAGCACCAACTACAAAGATTTTCAAAGAGACTACGGTACAGGATCAAACGGTCTGCTTCCAAATACCAACGATATTGCAAACGGACGAAATGCCACCACCAGCGCTTGGGGACCAAAATTCGGATCAGCCGGCAACAATACAGTAAGAATCTTTGACGGATCCTACAAACCTTATCAAAACGTAAACAACAATATCAAGGACTTCTTCAGAACCGGAGTAACTGCGATCAATAGCTTTAGTCTATCCGGAGGAGGAGATAATACGGCCTTTAGATTGAACTACTCTAATCTTGATGCTACTGATGTTATCCCTAAAAGTGCTTTAAAAAGAAACACTTTTACATTAGGTTTTAATTCGCAGATCGACAAACTTACACTAGACGCCAAATTTACCTACATTACAGAAAACACAGACAACAGACCTTCCCTATCAGACGATGCCGGTAACCTTGGATTATCAGTAGCCGCTATAGCACCGAACATTGACCAGTCCTGGCTAAAAAACTATGAGGATGAAAACGGCACGTATTACCCATGGAATGCAGATCCAAACCGACTAAACCCTTATTTTGTATTAAACGAAAATAAAAACGAAACACAGAAAAACAGAATACTGGGTAATTTCAGCGCTACTTATGCACTTAACAGCTGGCTAAACGCTACAGGAAGAGCAGGAATTGACCGTTTTACATTTGAAAGCTCCGATTTTGTTAATGCCGGAACCACCTGGTCACAAAGACAATCAGGATACCTGGCCAATAGCAACACTACCTTTCAAGAATACAACACAGAGGTTTTATTAAATGCTCAGAAATCATTCGGTGATTTTAATATCAATTTAGGTGCCGGTGCTAATCAACGAAATACCCAAAGAGTCATTACAGGAAATGTATTCACAAACATGATTACTAATGGAATAAACAAACAATCGAATTTTCTTTCCGGTATTCCCAGCTCCAAAATCAATGATGAAATACTGGTGCGCTCCGTATACACCTACTTAAGAACCAATTACAAAAACTATTTATTCTTAGATTTCACAGGTCGTAATGACTGGAATTCAACGCTTGCCTCAGCAGTAAGCTCCTCCGGCAACAATAACTATTCGTACTTTTATCCGTCTGTATCTTCCAGTTTTATTTTTACTGATGGTTTAAACATTACCAGCGAAGTATTGACCTTTGGAAAAATAAGAGCCTCTTGGGCAGGAACTGCAAAAGCACTGGAAGCACCTTATTCAACTGCCCTCAACTACAACATACAAGCAAAGCCTTTATTAGGAAACCCAATCGGTTCAGTAGTAAACAACATTGTCCCAAACAATGCTCTAAAACCGGAATTCACCACCAGTTATGAAGCGGGAATCGATTTAGGATTCTTTAAAAACCGTTTGCAACTAGATCTATCCTACTATTACACCAAAACAAAAAATCAATTAATTGTATTAAACACTTCACAAACATCCGGTTTCGTAGGAGCAAATGCGAATGCGGGTACGGTTGAAAATAAAGGTTTTGAAGCTTTAGTAACGGCCGGTATTTTCAGAGATCCTAACGGATTCAACTGGGATATCACGCTTAACTTTGCGAAAAACGAAAACAAATTACTGGAATTAACAGACAAAACAGACCTACAAGTAATCTCTAATGCAAGATGGGCAGGCGCACAAATTGTTGCAAAAGTAGGAGAAAGCTCTACGCAGATTTATGGGAAAAAATTTCAAAGATCACCTGACGGTCAAATCCTGATAGACGACAAGGGTAATCCTATATTAACGCAAACCCTTGAAAATTTAGGGAAAACTGCACCCGACTGGATTGGAGGGGTTATTAATGAATTCTCTTATAAAGGAATAAGTCTTAGAGCTAATTTTGACATGAAATTTGGAGGCAAAATGTATTCCATGACCAATGCTCTTGCTGCTTCTACAGGACTATCTGATGTAACTATCGAAGGAAGAGAAGAATTCAATGCATGGGTTGCCCAACAAATTGCAGCAGGAAAAACGCCAACAGAAATCGGGCAATTAGCTCCCGGCGCAGGACTTATTGTAAACGGGGTAACCGAAATTAAAGACATCAACGGCAATGTAACCGGATACCAAAACAATACTACACCGGTGAATCCTCAAACGTATTGGAGAAATCTGTACGGAGATGACACCACTCCGGAACCCTTCATCTATGACGCATCCTATGTTAAACTGAGAGAAGCCTCTATTAGTTATGACCTTCCTAAAAAATGGTTAAAAGGAACCGGATTTGACCGATTTAAATTTTCAGTAATTGGAAGAAACCTATGGACCGTTTATTCTAAAGTTCCAAACATCGATCCGGAATCTACTTATACAAACGGAAACGGTCAAGGTTTTGAATATGGTTCTCTTCCTTACAGAAGATCTTATGGCTTTAACTTACAATTATCATTCTAA
- a CDS encoding SusD/RagB family nutrient-binding outer membrane lipoprotein — MKKYIQQLTKYVLGMILVLTTTNCADDDLFRETNTNPETFVSVDPSTQLTGIQAAMSGGWFEQWRANLIYGEGFIQHLGGSWPVANYGSFFIASREYQEALWISNYGGGLVRNLVDVLEKTNGKPEFNNLNGMAKVLKVMTFQRLTDLYGDIPYSEAGLGYYKKIFYPKYDSQKDIYTDFFKVLDEAQNQMQPQSIPTKGDLFYAGDAAKWKKMISALRLRCAMRISKVDPALAKEQILKAVANGLFTSNADNCYMKHDATLPETAGALNNGNGVSQGLKGSGPVYDHPTITILNLLGNDPRKKIWFRLNPNGIYEGINPNNYRWDHLPSSNNLSELQPYLYENSAPYLHFTYSEVMLLLAEASFKGLYTGDAKDYYKKGIEAGIRQWSIFKDESIIDNAAINTFLATKNLTPGKELEEIATQQWLTFFLNGIEAYTNYRRTDFPVLIKITRPASGTNGIMPTRMPYPIEESTSNRDNYLAASAKYNNNSWLAKVWWDVD; from the coding sequence ATGAAAAAATATATACAACAGTTAACAAAATATGTACTGGGAATGATTCTGGTACTTACCACAACTAATTGTGCTGACGACGATCTTTTCAGAGAAACCAATACCAATCCGGAAACTTTCGTATCGGTAGACCCTTCAACACAATTAACGGGAATTCAAGCCGCAATGTCGGGTGGCTGGTTTGAACAATGGAGAGCAAATCTTATCTACGGAGAAGGATTTATTCAACATCTTGGCGGATCTTGGCCTGTTGCCAATTATGGTTCTTTTTTTATTGCATCCAGAGAATACCAAGAAGCGCTTTGGATTTCAAATTATGGCGGTGGACTCGTACGTAACCTTGTTGATGTTCTGGAAAAAACCAATGGAAAACCAGAGTTCAACAATCTAAACGGAATGGCAAAAGTATTAAAAGTAATGACCTTTCAGCGCTTAACCGATTTGTATGGAGACATTCCGTATTCTGAAGCAGGTTTAGGTTATTACAAGAAAATTTTCTATCCAAAATACGACAGTCAAAAAGACATTTATACCGATTTTTTTAAAGTTTTGGATGAAGCCCAAAATCAAATGCAACCCCAATCTATCCCTACTAAAGGAGATCTGTTTTATGCCGGCGATGCGGCTAAATGGAAGAAAATGATTAGTGCATTAAGACTTCGTTGCGCCATGAGAATCTCAAAAGTAGACCCCGCTTTGGCAAAAGAACAAATCTTAAAAGCCGTTGCTAATGGACTGTTTACAAGCAACGCCGACAATTGCTACATGAAACATGACGCAACACTTCCGGAAACGGCAGGTGCTTTGAACAACGGTAACGGAGTATCACAGGGACTAAAAGGCAGCGGTCCTGTATACGATCATCCAACCATTACCATCCTGAACCTATTAGGTAATGATCCCCGAAAAAAAATATGGTTTCGACTAAATCCTAACGGGATTTACGAAGGAATCAATCCGAATAATTACAGATGGGATCACTTACCATCGAGCAACAACCTGTCAGAACTCCAACCTTATTTATACGAAAATAGCGCTCCGTACCTTCATTTTACTTATTCTGAAGTAATGCTTCTTCTAGCCGAAGCTTCTTTTAAAGGACTGTATACCGGAGACGCCAAAGACTATTACAAAAAAGGAATTGAAGCAGGAATCAGACAATGGTCTATATTTAAAGACGAAAGTATAATTGATAATGCGGCAATTAACACTTTTCTGGCAACCAAAAATCTTACACCCGGAAAAGAACTGGAAGAAATTGCGACGCAACAATGGTTAACATTCTTTTTAAACGGAATAGAAGCCTATACCAATTACAGACGAACTGACTTTCCAGTTTTGATTAAAATTACGCGTCCTGCCTCCGGAACTAACGGAATTATGCCAACAAGAATGCCTTACCCAATAGAAGAATCCACAAGCAACAGAGACAACTATTTAGCTGCAAGTGCAAAATACAACAACAATAGTTGGTTAGCCAAAGTTTGGTGGGATGTAGATTAA
- a CDS encoding SusC/RagA family TonB-linked outer membrane protein, with translation MKTKLISLVFVGGMILSANANEVAIKKHLIEQKSSQIEITGQIKGQDDGMPIAGATIIAKSNNKIVTITDESGNFKLNVPENETAIIISYMGYETTEYNLERTTNIVISLKPAENVLEQVLVTALGVKKSSKAISYAVTELKGTEFTKAKETNITNALAGKIAGVNVSATATGPTGSTRVVIRGNGSLNGNNQPMYVVNDLPIDNTQLNLPGIGNGAGSPRINVDRGDGTSVINPDDIKSITVLKGGTAAALYGANAANGVILIQTKRGTAQKGIGVEYNSSFTFETPSIKPDWQYEYGSGALGKKPTTKAEAIEFGRWSWGAKMDGSDVIQFDGVKRPYSPQKDNIKNFYKTGTTFINSIALSGGSEKATGRLSLMNMDNEGIVPNSSFNRKSVNISTNVNLTDWLKFDVVAQYNIDKTDNRTTVSDAEANPNWGTYMIANTVDIRNLSPGYGPNGIETPWNPVAVATNPYFAVNQIKNSDTKNRFIGMLNVKVNFTPNLFLQGRIGQDFTNYDFYGYIPKTSLNNPVGYGQGSKVKLSNVNSEAILNYTKKNIYNDFSLNALIGVNSRTSLRDEIRIDGSNFVLDNFYSLTNLATITYSYPYGKTKTNSVYAAADLDYKNVVFLNFTGRQDWFSTLSSENNTIFYPSIGTSVILSDLVKMPEWISFSKLRASWAQVGGATPDPYALNQSYSIIQGGHNGQQLQGTTGSRVPNSTLSPLTSTTFEVGTDIGFFNNRLNLDLAWYNRVTTNDIVETTISNASGARTALLNLGKMRNEGVEVLLSGKIINSENFSWDASINGSYNKNTVEALADHLNSITMATSVNGYVTIASDVGRPYSIIKGYKPLKDANGNTVYNVSAGTATVAQGPLEELGQGVHPWAAGISNEFKYKSVSFSFLIDGKFGGDLYSGTDLYGTRMGLTKMTLEGRENGLPISGVDPSGNPVNMVISPENLRTYYDGLRNISSYFVYDASFVKLRQVIIGYQLPIEKIKSLSRLQGVSVSFIARNLFILYKKTPNVDPESVFSAGNAQGVEQFGVPRTRSFGLSLNVKF, from the coding sequence ATGAAAACAAAGCTAATTTCATTAGTGTTTGTTGGAGGAATGATCCTCTCAGCAAATGCAAACGAGGTTGCAATTAAAAAGCACCTTATTGAACAAAAAAGCAGTCAGATTGAAATTACGGGTCAGATAAAAGGCCAAGATGACGGAATGCCAATTGCAGGAGCCACCATCATTGCAAAAAGCAATAACAAAATAGTAACCATCACGGATGAATCCGGAAATTTTAAACTAAATGTTCCGGAAAATGAGACTGCAATCATCATCTCATACATGGGCTATGAAACGACCGAATACAATCTGGAACGCACTACAAATATTGTTATAAGCCTAAAACCAGCTGAAAACGTTCTGGAACAAGTTTTAGTAACTGCATTAGGAGTTAAAAAAAGCAGTAAAGCCATATCTTATGCGGTAACCGAACTTAAGGGAACCGAATTTACGAAAGCAAAAGAGACTAATATCACGAATGCTTTAGCCGGAAAAATTGCCGGTGTAAACGTTAGTGCCACTGCCACGGGCCCGACGGGATCAACGAGAGTTGTAATTCGTGGAAATGGTTCCTTAAACGGAAACAACCAACCGATGTATGTTGTCAATGATTTACCTATAGACAACACCCAACTGAACTTGCCCGGAATCGGTAACGGAGCGGGATCTCCAAGAATTAACGTAGACAGAGGAGACGGAACATCTGTTATAAATCCGGATGACATCAAAAGTATTACTGTGTTAAAAGGAGGAACTGCTGCTGCTTTGTACGGTGCAAATGCCGCAAATGGTGTTATTTTAATCCAAACCAAAAGAGGAACAGCACAAAAGGGAATCGGTGTAGAATACAATAGCTCTTTTACTTTTGAAACTCCGTCTATCAAACCGGACTGGCAATACGAATACGGATCCGGTGCTTTGGGCAAAAAACCCACAACAAAAGCCGAAGCTATAGAATTCGGACGTTGGTCCTGGGGAGCAAAAATGGACGGATCAGATGTTATTCAGTTTGATGGTGTAAAAAGACCTTACTCCCCTCAAAAAGATAATATTAAAAACTTCTACAAAACCGGAACAACCTTCATCAACTCTATCGCTTTATCGGGAGGAAGTGAAAAAGCAACGGGACGTCTTTCACTAATGAATATGGACAATGAAGGCATTGTTCCTAATTCGAGCTTTAATCGCAAAAGCGTTAACATTTCGACCAATGTGAATTTAACAGATTGGCTAAAATTTGATGTTGTAGCGCAATACAACATTGACAAAACAGACAACAGAACAACCGTTTCTGATGCCGAGGCAAATCCAAACTGGGGAACTTATATGATTGCCAACACCGTAGACATCAGAAATCTTTCTCCGGGATATGGTCCAAATGGTATTGAAACACCTTGGAACCCTGTTGCCGTTGCCACCAATCCTTACTTCGCAGTTAATCAAATTAAAAACAGCGATACCAAAAACCGTTTCATCGGAATGTTAAACGTAAAAGTAAATTTTACTCCTAACTTATTCCTTCAAGGACGAATCGGGCAAGATTTTACCAATTATGATTTCTATGGTTATATCCCAAAAACAAGTTTAAACAATCCTGTTGGATACGGACAAGGTTCAAAAGTAAAGTTGTCTAATGTCAACTCTGAAGCAATCCTTAATTATACCAAGAAAAACATTTACAATGATTTTTCTTTAAACGCTTTAATTGGTGTCAATTCCCGTACTTCTTTGAGAGACGAAATCAGAATAGACGGATCCAACTTTGTATTGGATAATTTCTACTCGCTAACAAACTTAGCTACTATAACTTACAGCTATCCTTATGGAAAAACCAAAACAAACTCGGTTTATGCAGCTGCTGATTTAGATTATAAAAATGTCGTTTTCTTAAACTTTACAGGACGTCAGGATTGGTTCTCGACTCTTTCATCAGAAAACAACACGATTTTTTACCCTTCAATTGGAACCAGTGTTATCCTATCTGATCTTGTAAAAATGCCGGAATGGATTTCATTCTCTAAACTAAGAGCTTCGTGGGCACAAGTTGGTGGTGCTACTCCGGATCCTTACGCTTTAAATCAGTCTTATTCTATCATTCAGGGAGGACATAACGGTCAACAATTACAAGGTACAACGGGTTCAAGAGTTCCAAATTCTACGTTGAGTCCACTGACTTCCACAACGTTTGAAGTAGGAACAGATATCGGTTTTTTCAACAATCGTTTGAATCTTGATTTAGCCTGGTACAACCGTGTAACCACTAATGATATCGTTGAAACTACCATCTCTAATGCATCAGGAGCCAGAACTGCCTTATTGAATCTTGGAAAAATGAGAAATGAAGGAGTTGAAGTTTTATTAAGCGGAAAAATCATTAACTCAGAAAACTTCTCGTGGGATGCCAGCATCAATGGATCTTACAACAAAAATACAGTTGAAGCACTTGCAGATCACTTAAACTCCATCACAATGGCAACTTCTGTAAACGGATACGTTACCATAGCAAGTGATGTTGGTCGTCCTTACAGTATTATAAAAGGATACAAACCTTTAAAAGATGCTAACGGCAATACAGTATACAATGTTAGTGCCGGTACTGCAACAGTAGCACAAGGTCCTCTGGAAGAATTAGGTCAGGGAGTTCATCCTTGGGCAGCAGGTATTAGTAATGAATTCAAATACAAATCAGTATCATTCAGCTTTTTAATTGATGGTAAATTTGGAGGAGATTTATATTCCGGTACAGATTTGTACGGAACTCGTATGGGATTAACCAAAATGACTTTAGAAGGTCGTGAAAATGGATTGCCAATTTCGGGCGTAGATCCTAGTGGAAATCCGGTTAACATGGTTATTTCACCGGAAAACTTAAGAACTTACTATGACGGATTAAGAAACATCTCTTCTTATTTTGTTTACGATGCCAGTTTTGTAAAATTAAGACAAGTAATCATCGGATATCAGTTACCAATCGAAAAGATCAAAAGCCTTTCCAGACTTCAAGGTGTTTCTGTTTCCTTTATCGCGAGAAACTTATTCATCCTTTACAAGAAAACACCAAACGTAGACCCGGAATCGGTATTTAGTGCCGGAAATGCTCAAGGTGTAGAACAATTTGGAGTACCAAGAACAAGAAGTTTTGGTTTAAGTTTAAATGTTAAATTTTAA
- a CDS encoding SusD/RagB family nutrient-binding outer membrane lipoprotein: MKKTSILYIAGILLGSMTACTKDFEEINTNPNSVEVANPNFIFSQSQLDGLNNNYFFTNVLECGGMLQHYATYKEASGVGDKYLSNEVYYSAYFNRGYPTAVNEVQTVINLLQNNPLDSNRLNIARIWKVYIYHRMTDLYGDVPYTEAAKAYSNEHFLPKYDSQEFIYKDLLKELDEAATALDPAKTSFGKADLIYDGNIPKWKKFSYSLMLRLGLRLTKVDPALAKTWVTKAIAGGVIVNGTDNALMKYTDGPNDFNRNPAGIDSRSIDFTKDSFGQKNVEGGKLAKTFIDVLKATADPRISVYSGVWQGTTQNTAADVQKGFPNGLKTPPTAIEQATFSEPNQGTVFRYDAPLVILGNAETNLYLAEAAARGWYTAETDKDLYEKGVKASFLNMGIYGATYAITDATPYLTANPFNAAGTFEQKMNQIHSQIWVALFVDEQEIYSNWRRTGYPALVPVNFPGNVTNGTIPRRLRYPVSEYSVNSANLAEAIKRQGADTFTTRTWWDK; this comes from the coding sequence ATGAAAAAGACATCTATTTTATATATAGCAGGTATACTTTTAGGAAGCATGACAGCCTGTACTAAAGATTTTGAAGAAATAAACACGAACCCTAATTCTGTTGAAGTAGCCAATCCAAATTTCATATTCAGTCAATCACAACTGGACGGATTAAACAACAATTATTTCTTTACCAATGTTTTAGAATGTGGGGGTATGTTGCAACATTATGCCACTTACAAAGAAGCATCCGGTGTTGGAGATAAATACCTGAGCAACGAGGTATACTATTCTGCGTATTTCAATCGAGGTTATCCAACTGCAGTAAATGAGGTTCAAACGGTGATTAATTTACTACAGAATAATCCTCTTGACAGCAACAGACTTAACATTGCAAGAATCTGGAAAGTTTACATCTACCACCGCATGACCGATTTGTACGGAGACGTTCCATATACGGAAGCGGCGAAGGCATATTCGAATGAACATTTTCTTCCTAAATACGACAGTCAGGAATTCATCTACAAAGATTTATTAAAAGAACTTGATGAAGCTGCGACCGCATTAGACCCTGCAAAAACAAGCTTTGGCAAAGCCGATCTTATATATGACGGTAATATCCCCAAATGGAAGAAATTTTCATACTCTTTAATGCTTCGTTTAGGGTTAAGATTAACAAAAGTTGATCCGGCATTGGCCAAAACCTGGGTTACAAAAGCCATCGCCGGTGGTGTAATTGTAAACGGAACCGACAATGCACTTATGAAATATACAGATGGTCCAAATGATTTTAACAGAAACCCGGCCGGTATTGATTCCAGAAGTATTGATTTCACAAAAGACTCCTTTGGTCAAAAAAATGTGGAAGGCGGGAAACTGGCCAAAACGTTTATCGATGTACTAAAAGCTACAGCTGACCCAAGGATCAGTGTTTACTCAGGTGTTTGGCAAGGAACAACGCAAAACACTGCGGCCGACGTTCAAAAAGGTTTTCCAAACGGACTTAAAACACCTCCAACAGCAATAGAACAAGCCACTTTTTCTGAGCCAAATCAGGGTACCGTTTTTAGATATGACGCCCCTCTTGTAATCTTAGGCAATGCCGAAACTAATCTTTATTTAGCAGAAGCTGCAGCAAGAGGTTGGTACACTGCCGAAACGGATAAAGATTTATATGAAAAAGGAGTTAAAGCATCGTTCCTTAATATGGGAATTTACGGTGCAACTTATGCCATCACGGATGCAACACCTTATTTAACAGCTAATCCTTTTAACGCGGCAGGAACTTTTGAGCAAAAAATGAATCAAATACACTCTCAGATTTGGGTCGCTTTGTTTGTAGATGAGCAGGAAATTTATTCGAACTGGAGAAGAACAGGTTACCCTGCTCTGGTACCGGTAAACTTTCCCGGCAATGTCACAAACGGAACAATACCAAGACGTTTGAGATACCCTGTAAGCGAATATTCGGTGAATTCAGCTAACTTAGCTGAAGCCATCAAACGCCAGGGAGCAGACACATTCACAACAAGAACATGGTGGGATAAATAA
- a CDS encoding gluconate:H+ symporter, with product MSILILTACIAFLILQIAWFKINPFIAFIITALLAGLTLGLPIDTLSQTVQKGLGEMLGSITLIIVFGTCIGKLTVSSGAANVIAKTVMGWTGKKYVRLGLMITGFIVGIPLFYSVGFVLLVPLIFSVAHQFKLSKVYLGIPMLASLSVAHGFLPPHPSPMALSSILNADIGLVLVYGIIIAIPTIFIAGLLFSNLLKNIKTQSNQEILNVEEIANEGKLPSFSVSIFSALFPVFGLTLTSLLPFLTNNETALNIGKTLGEPSIIMLISLLICTYTLGTRMNRSLKSVMDDYATAIKDVALIVLIVGGAGSLKEVMIVSGVNNTIVDLLTQTSIHPYILAWMMAAIIRICVGSATAAGLMTASVLLPLLQANNLDPNLLVLAVGAGSLMCSHVNDPSFWMFKEYFNISLKDTFKSWTVMESLVSVLGIIFVFILNSIIH from the coding sequence ATGAGCATTTTAATTCTTACTGCCTGTATTGCCTTTTTAATCCTGCAAATTGCCTGGTTTAAAATCAATCCTTTTATCGCATTTATTATCACAGCTTTATTAGCAGGTCTTACTTTAGGCCTGCCGATAGACACTTTATCACAGACAGTGCAAAAAGGTCTGGGCGAAATGTTAGGCTCCATAACGCTGATCATCGTATTTGGAACTTGCATTGGAAAACTCACTGTTTCGTCCGGAGCAGCCAATGTTATTGCTAAAACTGTTATGGGATGGACAGGTAAAAAATACGTCCGCTTAGGCCTAATGATTACCGGATTTATTGTTGGGATACCTCTATTTTATAGTGTGGGGTTTGTTTTGTTAGTTCCATTAATCTTCTCAGTAGCCCATCAATTTAAACTATCAAAAGTATATTTAGGAATCCCTATGCTTGCGTCACTTTCAGTAGCGCACGGTTTTTTGCCTCCCCATCCGTCACCAATGGCATTGAGCAGTATTTTAAATGCAGACATTGGCCTTGTTTTGGTGTATGGAATTATAATCGCTATACCGACTATTTTCATTGCCGGTTTGTTATTTTCAAATTTGCTTAAAAACATTAAAACACAATCTAATCAAGAAATTTTAAATGTAGAAGAAATTGCAAACGAAGGCAAACTTCCGAGTTTTTCCGTTAGTATATTCTCTGCGCTATTTCCTGTTTTTGGATTAACACTGACCTCGTTATTACCCTTTTTGACTAACAACGAAACAGCTCTTAACATAGGCAAAACACTTGGTGAACCTAGCATTATAATGTTAATCTCACTATTGATCTGCACTTACACTTTAGGTACAAGAATGAACAGAAGCTTAAAATCCGTAATGGATGATTACGCAACTGCCATTAAAGATGTTGCCTTAATCGTTTTAATTGTTGGTGGTGCAGGAAGCTTAAAAGAAGTCATGATCGTCAGCGGCGTTAACAACACCATTGTTGATTTGCTAACACAAACAAGCATTCATCCCTATATATTGGCCTGGATGATGGCTGCAATAATTCGTATTTGTGTTGGTTCTGCAACAGCTGCCGGCCTAATGACTGCCAGCGTTTTACTACCTTTATTACAAGCCAATAACCTAGACCCCAATCTACTAGTATTAGCGGTAGGAGCCGGAAGCTTAATGTGCTCCCATGTAAACGATCCTAGTTTTTGGATGTTTAAGGAATATTTTAATATCAGCCTGAAAGATACATTCAAATCATGGACCGTCATGGAATCTTTAGTATCGGTTTTAGGAATCATTTTCGTTTTTATTTTAAACTCAATTATACATTAA